The following coding sequences lie in one Rhodohalobacter barkolensis genomic window:
- a CDS encoding SDR family NAD(P)-dependent oxidoreductase, translating to MSKHIVITGASRGIGNKTSRKLAEMGHTVTAISRSEEELNQLKSDYPNHISTLVLDITEENAGKKIAEHLNSLSQNIDGLLHNAGVLINKPFAEQERADWQKQFEVNLMAPALLTKELKSHFNPGSHIVTISSMGGFQGSSKFPGLSVYSATKGGLSILTECLATELSEDKISCNSLCLGAVQTEMLEQAFPGIEAPVSPQEMADYISDFIINGHKFYNGQILPVTLGDPG from the coding sequence ATGTCAAAGCACATTGTTATAACGGGTGCCAGCCGGGGAATCGGTAATAAAACCTCACGAAAGTTGGCAGAAATGGGACATACTGTGACTGCTATTTCCAGATCAGAAGAAGAGTTAAATCAGTTAAAGAGTGATTACCCGAATCATATTTCGACACTCGTTTTGGACATTACTGAAGAAAATGCCGGGAAAAAGATTGCTGAGCATCTAAATAGTCTTAGTCAGAACATAGACGGATTACTTCACAACGCAGGAGTTTTAATCAATAAGCCATTTGCCGAACAAGAACGTGCTGATTGGCAAAAGCAGTTTGAAGTAAATCTGATGGCTCCGGCTCTTTTAACCAAAGAGTTAAAATCACACTTTAATCCTGGATCGCACATTGTAACCATTAGCAGTATGGGCGGTTTCCAGGGAAGCAGCAAGTTTCCTGGTTTATCGGTCTATAGTGCCACAAAGGGAGGCCTGTCCATTTTAACCGAGTGCCTCGCAACTGAGCTTTCTGAAGATAAAATATCTTGTAATTCTCTGTGCCTGGGAGCTGTACAAACTGAGATGCTGGAGCAGGCTTTTCCGGGTATCGAAGCACCGGTCTCCCCTCAGGAAATGGCGGACTATATTTCTGATTTTATCATAAACGGACACAAATTTTATAATGGCCAGATTTTACCCGTTACGTTGGGTGATCCCGGTTAG